From a single Leishmania braziliensis MHOM/BR/75/M2904 complete genome, chromosome 28 genomic region:
- a CDS encoding calpain-like cysteine peptidase — protein sequence MNDRAHVLASETKWADRGKVLDPKPEGVPLSHVPLDEDAEFVALEDEWRGLAQDPRRNERALADLEKAMNDRAHVLASETKWADRGKVLDPKPEGVPLSHVPLDEDAEFVALEDEWRGLAQDPRRNERALADLEKAMNDRAHVLASEMNCVYRLTPSHPSRPRPRRVPAVS from the coding sequence atgaacgaccgtgcgcacgtgcttgcgagcgagacgaagtgggcggaccgcggcaaggtgctggacccgaagccggagggcgtgccgctgtcccacgtcccgctggacgaggacgcggagttcgttgcgctggaggacgagtggcgcggcctggcgcaggacccgcggcgcaacgagagggcgctcgcagacctggagaaggcgatgaacgaccgtgcgcacgtgcttgcgagcgagacgaagtgggcggaccgcggcaaggtgctggacccgaagccggagggcgtgccgctgtcccacgtcccgctggacgaggacgcggagttcgttgcgctggaggacgagtggcgcggcctggcacaggacccgcggcgcaacgagagggcgctcgcagacctggagaaggcgatgaacgaccgtgcgcacgtgcttgcgagcgagaTGAACTGTGTGTATCGTTTaaccccctcccacccttcGCGCCCACGCCCGCGCCGCGTCCCCGCAGTCTCGTAA
- a CDS encoding putative zinc transporter, protein MLGLHIAAIFIILAASAVGTLIPIVGKRVPALRLHAYVYAVGKAAATGVVLAVAMIHMINHAATVLALDCIPASFSKLYEGWAFLFAMIAAIVMHAIDGTIVWIAERWTARAGGESSSSDPCRDSLCAECPAMRDGEPVPMQTECVFKDAGGGMAGGKSGDSVDQSDGAKCVGHQHGVAVPEDLPVAQRAVAAVCMEFGVTLHSVFVGLALAVSNGADLRALIIALVFHQLFEGLAMGARLADASFKISLEIVLMLVFSLSAPIGIAAGTGAVVTSRDALSGTTYALVSAILDAICGGIMLYIAFNLLFVDFPADLRVHCGPKSRNSVAKRIGMYAGLWIGAGVMALIGKWL, encoded by the coding sequence ATGCTGGGACTGCACATTGCTGCGATCTTCATCATCCTCGCTGCGTCGGCTGTGGGCACGCTGATCCCGATTGTGGGGAAGCGCGTgcctgcactgcggctgcacgcGTACGTGTATGCTGTGGGCAAGGCCGCTGCTACGGGCGTGGTGCTGGCTGTTGCGATGATCCACATGATCAACCACGCTGCTACTGTGCTCGCGTTGGACTGCATCCCTGCGAGCTTCAGCAAGCTGTACGAGGGCTGGGCGTTCCTGTTCGCGATGATTGCCGCTATCGTGATGCACGCGATTGACGGGACGATCGTGTGGATTGCGGAGCGGTGGACCGCGCGCGCTGGTGGCGAGTCGTCGAGCTCGGATCCGTGCCGGGACTCGTTGTGCGCGGAGTGCCCTGCGATGCGCGATGGCGAGCCGGTGCCGATGCAGACCGAATGCGTGTTCAAGGACGCGGGCGGTGGTATGGCGGGCGGAAAGAGCGGTGACTCTGTGGATCAATCCGACGGCGCAAAGTGTGTAGGGCACCAGCATggcgtggcggtgccggAGGACTtgccggtggcgcagcgcgctgTTGCGGCGGTGTGCATGGAGTTCGGTGTGACGCTGCACAGCGTGTTTGTGGGGCTCGCGCTTGCCGTGTCGAACGGGGCGGACCTGCGCGCGCTGATTATTGCGCTTGTGTTTCACCAGCTGTTCGAGGGCCTTGCGATGGGCGCGCGTCTTGCAGACGCCTCGTTCAAGATATCACTGGAAATTGTGCTGATGCTAGTCTTCTCGCTCTCGGCCCCGATCGGGATTGCTGCCGGCACCGGCGCTGTGGTCACGTCGCGCGACGCACTGTCGGGGACAACCTACGCACTTGTGAGCGCCATCCTGGACGCGATTTGCGGCGGGATCATGCTTTACATTGCCTTCAACCTGCTGTTCGTGGACTTCCCAGCCGACCTTCGCGTGCATTGCGGCCCAAAGAGCAGGAACAGCGTGGCGAAGCGGATCGGCATGTACGCCGGGCTGTGGATCGGCGCGGGTGTGATGGCGCTCATCGGGAAGTGGCTGTAG